Proteins from one Cicer arietinum cultivar CDC Frontier isolate Library 1 chromosome 3, Cicar.CDCFrontier_v2.0, whole genome shotgun sequence genomic window:
- the LOC101505411 gene encoding vicilin-like isoform X1 has product MAIKARFPLLVLLGIVFLASVCAKSDKENPFFFKSNNCQTLFENENGHVRLLQRFDKRSQLFENLQNYRLMEYNSKPHTLFLPQHNDADFILVVLRGRAILTVLNPNDRNTFKLERGDTIKLPAGTIAYLANRDDNEDLRVLDLAIPVNRPGQFQSFSLSGNENQQSYFQGFSKKILEASFNSDYEEIERVLLEEQEQKPEQRRGHKGRQQSQETDVIVKISREQIEELSKNAKSNCKKSVSSESEPFNLRSRSPIYSNRFGNFFEITPEKNPQLKDLDIFVNSVEIKEGSLLLPHFNSRATVILVVNEGKGEVELVGLRNENEQENKKEDEEEEEDRNVQVQRFQSKLSSGDVVVIPASHPFSINASSDLFLLGFGINAQNNQRNFLAGEEDNVISQIQRPVKEVAFPGSAEEVDRLLKNQRQSHFANAQPQQKRKGSQRIRSPF; this is encoded by the exons ATGGCAATCAAAGCGCGATTTCCACTTTTGGTACTGCTAGGAATTGTTTTCCTAGCCTCAGTTTGTGCGAAATCTGATAAAGAGAATCCTTTTTTCTTTAAGTCTAACAACTGTCAAACTCTTTTCGAGAACGAAAACGGTCACGTTCGTCTTCTCCAAAGGTTCGACAAACGTTCTCAATTATTTGAGAACCTCCAAAACTATCGTCTTATGGAATATAACTCAAAACCTCACACCCTCTTTCTTCCACAACACAATGACGCCGACTTCATCCTTGTAGTCCTACGTg GAAGGGCTATACTGACGGTATTGAACCCCAACGACAGAAACACCTTCAAACTTGAGCGAGGAGATACAATCAAACTCCCTGCTGGCACCATTGCTTATTTGGCTAACAGAGATGATAATGAAGATCTTAGAGTATTAGATCTCGCCATCCCAGTTAATAGACCTGGTCAATTTCAG TCGTTCTCATTGTCTGGAAATGAAAACCAACAATCGTACTTCCAAGGTTTCAGCAAGAAAATTCTAGAGGCTTCCTTCAAT AGCGATTACGAAGAGATAGAGAGGGTTCTTTTAGAAGAGCAGGAGCAAAAGCCAGAACAAAGAAGAGGCCATAAGGGTAGGCAGCAGAGCCAGGAAACAGATGTGATAGTAAAAATATCAAGGGAACAAATTGAAGAACTAAGCAAAAATGCCAAATCTAACTGTAAAAAAAGTGTATCTTCTGAGTCTGAGCCATTCAACTTGAGAAGCCGCAGCCCTATCTATTCCAACAGGTTTGGAAACTTCTTTGAGATCACCCCAGAGAAAAATCCTCAACTCAAAGACTTAGATATATTTGTCAACTCTGTGGAGATCAAGGAg gGATCACTTTTGCTACCACACTTCAATTCAAGAGCCACAGTGATACTAGTTGTTAATGAAGGAAAAGGAGAGGTTGAACTTGTGGGATTAAGAAATGAGAATGAACAAGAGAATAAAAAAGaagacgaagaagaagaagaagatagaAATGTACAAGTACAAAGGTTTCAATCAAAGTTATCTTCTGGCGATGTTGTTGTAATTCCTGCTAGCCATCCTTTTTCCATAAATGCTTCCTCAGATCTCTTTTTACTTGGATTCGGTATTAATGCTCAAAACAACCAGAGAAACTTCCTTGCAG gtGAGGAGGACAATGTGATAAGTCAGATACAAAGACCAGTGAAGGAAGTTGCATTCCCCGGATCTGCTGAAGAGGTTGATAGACTTCTTAAGAATCAGAGACAATCTCATTTCGCAAATGCTCAACCTCAACAAAAAAGGAAAGGAAGTCAGAGAATAAGAAGTCCATTTTAA
- the LOC101505411 gene encoding vicilin-like isoform X2, which produces MAIKARFPLLVLLGIVFLASVCAKSDKENPFFFKSNNCQTLFENENGHVRLLQRFDKRSQLFENLQNYRLMEYNSKPHTLFLPQHNDADFILVVLRGRAILTVLNPNDRNTFKLERGDTIKLPAGTIAYLANRDDNEDLRVLDLAIPVNRPGQFQSFSLSGNENQQSYFQGFSKKILEASFNSDYEEIERVLLEEQEQKPEQRRGHKGRQQSQETDVIVKISREQIEELSKNAKSNCKKSVSSESEPFNLRSRSPIYSNRFGNFFEITPEKNPQLKDLDIFVNSVEIKEGSLLLPHFNSRATVILVVNEGKGEVELVGLRNENEQENKKEDEEEEEDRNVQVQRFQSKLSSGDVVVIPAX; this is translated from the exons ATGGCAATCAAAGCGCGATTTCCACTTTTGGTACTGCTAGGAATTGTTTTCCTAGCCTCAGTTTGTGCGAAATCTGATAAAGAGAATCCTTTTTTCTTTAAGTCTAACAACTGTCAAACTCTTTTCGAGAACGAAAACGGTCACGTTCGTCTTCTCCAAAGGTTCGACAAACGTTCTCAATTATTTGAGAACCTCCAAAACTATCGTCTTATGGAATATAACTCAAAACCTCACACCCTCTTTCTTCCACAACACAATGACGCCGACTTCATCCTTGTAGTCCTACGTg GAAGGGCTATACTGACGGTATTGAACCCCAACGACAGAAACACCTTCAAACTTGAGCGAGGAGATACAATCAAACTCCCTGCTGGCACCATTGCTTATTTGGCTAACAGAGATGATAATGAAGATCTTAGAGTATTAGATCTCGCCATCCCAGTTAATAGACCTGGTCAATTTCAG TCGTTCTCATTGTCTGGAAATGAAAACCAACAATCGTACTTCCAAGGTTTCAGCAAGAAAATTCTAGAGGCTTCCTTCAAT AGCGATTACGAAGAGATAGAGAGGGTTCTTTTAGAAGAGCAGGAGCAAAAGCCAGAACAAAGAAGAGGCCATAAGGGTAGGCAGCAGAGCCAGGAAACAGATGTGATAGTAAAAATATCAAGGGAACAAATTGAAGAACTAAGCAAAAATGCCAAATCTAACTGTAAAAAAAGTGTATCTTCTGAGTCTGAGCCATTCAACTTGAGAAGCCGCAGCCCTATCTATTCCAACAGGTTTGGAAACTTCTTTGAGATCACCCCAGAGAAAAATCCTCAACTCAAAGACTTAGATATATTTGTCAACTCTGTGGAGATCAAGGAg gGATCACTTTTGCTACCACACTTCAATTCAAGAGCCACAGTGATACTAGTTGTTAATGAAGGAAAAGGAGAGGTTGAACTTGTGGGATTAAGAAATGAGAATGAACAAGAGAATAAAAAAGaagacgaagaagaagaagaagatagaAATGTACAAGTACAAAGGTTTCAATCAAAGTTATCTTCTGGCGATGTTGTTGTAATTCCTGCT